The Deltaproteobacteria bacterium sequence TTGATGCAAGTCAAAATACCATCGTCTTCTGGTATCAGGCAGGTAAGAATTTAGAGGCGGACGCGCTTAAAAATATTTTTTCTGTTGAAGACGTTTCTATTCAGATGATAGAGAAAATCTTGATTGAAGGATGCCAGAATGGAGAGTTCAGGATTCATAACATCCATCTGGCTGCTAATAATATCATTCTTCTATGTGACCAATGGGCCTTCAGGCGCTGGTATCTGAGAAAAAGATATACCTTAGAAGAATATATCCAGAAGCAGACGGAATACATTCTCAATTCAATATGCTGTCAGGCCGGTCAGTTTCCAAAGGCAATAAAACAGGTTTCAAATATTACAAAATCAAATTAAAGGGGGAATGACCATGAAGAACAAAGTTTATCTGAGCATA is a genomic window containing:
- a CDS encoding TetR/AcrR family transcriptional regulator; translation: MPKNIRTFCKNSNLIKKRRKIIKQRALDLFIEKGYSKTTIRDIAAACGVSVGTLYHYIGSKEDILTLMSNDAKAFLKEFASNFVDVSQCATITEKLRLALEKYIRNIDASQNTIVFWYQAGKNLEADALKNIFSVEDVSIQMIEKILIEGCQNGEFRIHNIHLAANNIILLCDQWAFRRWYLRKRYTLEEYIQKQTEYILNSICCQAGQFPKAIKQVSNITKSN